The Azospirillum brasilense genome window below encodes:
- a CDS encoding YajG family lipoprotein, whose protein sequence is MRSVIAITSSPSMPTPPTGPRRDGSSAAGATPAVFAVDAQPETPTPIRKSAPGSHTRAARVTKDDAIENCLSRTFFAFYVATSRRSRQNCANANVLTVFHCRNMAVFNLCGFGMKPSKISKCASLALLCAFLVSGCALVEAQVDLQYKPAVVSAPVPGADSVVVKVTTNDTRPSNRDKISVKKNGYGMEMAAIRAKQDIPSLVRASIERELLDRGFRQGDGPVFVLVDVNRFYADYKTGFWSADNVAEVQLNVQVRGADGRMVYGKGITSEGRVEGVMLMEGEPVKEASEKALAEAVRKLVTDEFFLQALIDAQRSTMVVPARVTGAPTS, encoded by the coding sequence ATGCGGTCGGTCATCGCGATCACGTCGTCGCCCTCGATGCCGACACCGCCGACCGGCCCCCGCCGCGACGGATCCAGCGCCGCCGGGGCAACCCCAGCCGTGTTTGCGGTCGATGCACAGCCCGAAACGCCGACCCCAATAAGGAAAAGCGCTCCCGGCAGCCATACGCGAGCTGCGCGAGTCACCAAGGATGACGCCATTGAAAATTGCCTCTCACGTACTTTTTTCGCATTTTATGTTGCGACGAGCCGACGATCCAGACAAAATTGCGCAAATGCAAACGTTCTCACCGTGTTTCATTGTCGAAACATGGCGGTATTCAACTTATGTGGATTCGGTATGAAGCCGTCAAAAATTTCCAAGTGTGCGTCTCTTGCGCTGCTCTGCGCCTTCCTGGTGTCCGGTTGCGCGCTCGTCGAGGCGCAGGTTGACCTCCAGTACAAGCCGGCTGTGGTGTCGGCGCCGGTACCCGGCGCTGACAGCGTCGTCGTGAAGGTAACGACCAACGACACCCGACCGTCGAACCGCGACAAGATCAGCGTGAAGAAGAATGGCTATGGCATGGAGATGGCGGCTATCCGGGCCAAGCAGGACATCCCGTCGCTGGTGCGCGCGTCAATCGAGCGGGAGTTGCTCGACCGTGGTTTCCGACAAGGCGATGGGCCGGTGTTCGTGCTGGTCGACGTGAACCGCTTCTACGCCGATTACAAGACGGGCTTCTGGTCCGCGGACAACGTCGCCGAGGTGCAGTTGAACGTTCAGGTGCGTGGCGCCGATGGCCGGATGGTTTACGGCAAAGGCATCACCAGCGAAGGCCGCGTCGAGGGCGTGATGCTCATGGAAGGCGAGCCCGTGAAGGAGGCCTCCGAAAAGGCCTTGGCCGAGGCGGTGCGCAAGTTGGTGACCGACGAGTTCTTCCTGCAGGCGTTGATCGACGCGCAACGGTCAACGATGGTGGTCCCGGCGCGGGTGACCGGTGCGCCGACGTCATGA
- a CDS encoding DMT family transporter has translation MPTQKCSITRVTTTVLPYANALSAMPGAAKAVAWSVVSAGTFAFGQASVKLLSERLPPAELAFLRASVGVLIAIGAWRLLAELRKARHPFWFAARCILGVIAIYAFMDAIARIPLALATLVLFSRLLIVPALAWLLLNERVEPSVWGAVLAGLVGIAVALTPTLGEWRDTGAISAFIAAIASAGSQVAVRRLAQAHSAGVIVIVNSAAAGLLLAFPAAAVWVTPPLGDLPVLAAVAGFALMAQYAAARAFAGSRAAFVASMDFLTVPMTAAIGFLVFSETITPHLVIGSALILASTLYIAWRGTHHVLRLPETQKSA, from the coding sequence GTGCCGACACAGAAGTGTTCCATTACAAGGGTGACAACAACCGTGCTGCCGTATGCGAACGCGCTTTCCGCGATGCCCGGAGCGGCCAAGGCGGTGGCATGGTCTGTGGTTTCGGCGGGGACATTCGCCTTTGGACAGGCCTCGGTGAAGCTGTTGAGCGAACGATTGCCTCCCGCAGAGTTGGCGTTCCTTCGGGCAAGCGTCGGAGTCCTGATCGCTATCGGCGCCTGGAGGCTGCTCGCCGAACTGCGCAAGGCGCGTCATCCCTTCTGGTTTGCGGCGCGCTGCATACTGGGTGTCATCGCAATCTACGCGTTCATGGACGCCATTGCGCGCATTCCCCTGGCCCTCGCCACTTTGGTCCTGTTCAGCCGTCTGCTCATCGTACCGGCCCTGGCGTGGCTGCTGCTGAACGAACGCGTCGAGCCGAGTGTGTGGGGCGCGGTGCTGGCGGGACTGGTGGGGATCGCCGTGGCCTTGACGCCGACGCTGGGCGAGTGGCGCGACACTGGTGCCATCTCCGCCTTCATCGCCGCCATTGCTTCCGCCGGTTCGCAAGTCGCGGTCCGGCGTCTGGCGCAGGCGCACAGCGCCGGCGTTATCGTGATCGTCAACTCGGCGGCGGCGGGGTTGCTGCTCGCCTTTCCCGCAGCGGCGGTGTGGGTCACACCGCCGCTCGGCGATTTACCAGTGCTGGCGGCCGTTGCCGGTTTCGCCCTGATGGCACAGTACGCGGCTGCACGGGCCTTTGCCGGCTCCCGTGCCGCGTTTGTCGCCTCGATGGATTTTCTGACGGTGCCGATGACCGCAGCCATCGGGTTTCTGGTGTTCAGCGAAACGATCACGCCGCATCTGGTGATCGGCTCAGCGCTTATCCTCGCGAGCACGCTTTACATCGCATGGCGCGGCACTCACCACGTCCTGCGTCTGCCAGAGACGCAGAAGTCCGCGTAA
- a CDS encoding penicillin-binding protein activator LpoB: MTDRMMRDMLQSPVLANTARPPQVIVDGEYFHNESAQRLNKNVIADRLRVALNNAAAGRMVFVARHNADMVEQERRLKRAGKVDVGTTGLTKAAAGGDYRLSGRINSIDAVNVRSGVAQRYNQVVFEMVDLERGTIVWSGMYEFSRAAADDVVYR, encoded by the coding sequence ATGACCGACCGCATGATGCGGGATATGCTGCAGTCCCCCGTGCTGGCTAACACGGCGCGGCCGCCGCAGGTCATCGTCGATGGAGAGTATTTCCACAACGAGTCGGCGCAGCGCCTGAACAAGAACGTGATCGCCGATCGCCTGCGCGTCGCCCTGAACAACGCGGCGGCTGGCCGCATGGTCTTCGTCGCCCGGCACAACGCCGACATGGTCGAGCAGGAACGCCGCCTGAAGCGCGCCGGCAAGGTCGATGTGGGCACCACCGGCCTCACCAAAGCGGCCGCCGGCGGCGATTACCGCCTGAGTGGGCGGATCAACTCGATCGACGCCGTGAACGTCCGTTCCGGCGTCGCCCAGCGCTACAACCAGGTCGTCTTCGAAATGGTGGACCTGGAACGCGGCACCATCGTGTGGAGCGGCATGTATGAATTTTCCCGGGCGGCGGCCGATGACGTGGTCTATCGCTAG
- a CDS encoding TnsA endonuclease N-terminal domain-containing protein: protein MRRRIIKPNTRSFTGRHVLPDGSGDVRFESGLERDFLTLLGARDDVLEILEQPVTLTLAGPDGKPRRYTPDFKVTYRDRVVIYEVKYRDQFRKRWPNDRDKYCQARAWAQANGMRFRIVTELTIRTVRFENARFLAAYRDVTPDPALAGTILAALAGGPRTVLDLVRTLCPDRADRVGFYTAFWPMLANRTLRADPRAPIGMDLVVEAAP from the coding sequence ATGCGGCGGCGGATCATAAAGCCCAACACACGCAGCTTCACGGGACGCCACGTGCTGCCCGACGGCAGCGGCGACGTCCGCTTCGAATCGGGGCTGGAGCGCGACTTTCTGACGCTGCTCGGCGCCCGCGACGATGTCCTGGAGATCCTGGAACAGCCTGTCACCTTGACCTTGGCCGGCCCGGACGGCAAGCCGCGCCGCTACACCCCCGACTTCAAGGTCACCTACCGTGACCGCGTCGTCATCTACGAGGTCAAGTACCGGGACCAGTTCCGCAAGCGGTGGCCCAACGATCGCGACAAGTACTGCCAAGCGCGCGCTTGGGCGCAGGCCAACGGCATGCGGTTCCGCATCGTCACCGAACTCACCATCCGCACCGTGCGGTTCGAGAACGCCCGCTTCCTCGCGGCATACCGGGACGTCACACCCGATCCCGCCCTTGCCGGGACAATCCTGGCCGCCCTGGCGGGCGGACCGCGCACGGTGCTCGACCTCGTGCGCACGCTCTGTCCCGACCGCGCCGACCGCGTGGGCTTCTACACGGCGTTCTGGCCGATGCTGGCTAACCGCACGCTCCGCGCCGACCCGCGCGCGCCGATCGGCATGGACCTGGTCGTGGAGGCGGCGCCATGA
- a CDS encoding TniQ family protein, with protein sequence MSGRPWPCRPKPLEDELLSSWIARTAVAHGMQPITFMHAAWPGQLHQTHDIDHLGSAAVTDVMAAGTLTNPELAAATTLKAFVGQLFESHAPTEGRKGGTKWVTRSDIAGGIWHRPAQQFCPACLADGIPYLRRSWRLALTAVCTRHGVILADRCGDCGAPVVVIRADDPRTCHRCGADLAQTPCVPAPSEALPFQRRQEAILRRGWAQLGEYHMYSVRYFDLLHHVLRLLAGPRCGDDLRTMVAHLWGGDPRSPERPAKGAGLEAMGPATRARLLDLAARLMVGWPYRFVGACAEAGVWQGTLMVHFTDAPHAYADPVRYLLFNGVYRPTRAEAEAAAAYLRRTGQPVTTRALARLVGEGAVKAGLHKAAPAPAVEAWTGAAPSVISSRADPHA encoded by the coding sequence ATGAGCGGTCGTCCGTGGCCGTGCCGGCCGAAGCCGCTGGAGGACGAATTGCTGTCCTCCTGGATCGCGCGCACAGCGGTGGCCCACGGCATGCAGCCAATCACTTTCATGCATGCGGCATGGCCCGGCCAATTGCATCAGACGCACGACATCGACCATCTTGGCAGCGCGGCGGTGACCGATGTCATGGCCGCCGGCACGCTGACCAACCCCGAACTGGCGGCTGCCACGACCCTGAAGGCGTTCGTTGGCCAACTGTTTGAGTCGCACGCGCCAACGGAAGGGCGGAAAGGCGGCACGAAATGGGTGACGCGCTCCGACATCGCCGGCGGTATCTGGCACCGGCCGGCACAGCAGTTCTGCCCGGCATGCTTGGCCGATGGCATCCCCTACCTGCGGCGATCCTGGCGCCTCGCCCTGACGGCGGTCTGCACGCGGCACGGGGTCATCCTCGCCGACCGATGCGGCGACTGCGGTGCTCCCGTGGTCGTCATCCGGGCGGACGATCCGCGCACCTGTCACCGTTGCGGCGCGGACCTCGCGCAAACCCCCTGTGTGCCCGCTCCGTCCGAGGCGCTGCCCTTCCAGCGGCGGCAGGAGGCCATCCTGCGCCGGGGCTGGGCGCAACTCGGCGAGTACCATATGTACTCCGTCCGGTACTTCGACCTTCTGCACCACGTGCTGCGCCTCCTGGCCGGACCGCGGTGCGGCGACGACCTGCGGACGATGGTGGCCCACCTGTGGGGCGGCGATCCACGGTCGCCCGAGCGTCCCGCCAAGGGGGCAGGGCTTGAGGCGATGGGGCCGGCCACGCGGGCCCGCCTGCTCGACCTTGCCGCGCGGTTGATGGTCGGCTGGCCCTACCGCTTCGTCGGGGCCTGCGCCGAGGCCGGCGTGTGGCAGGGCACGCTCATGGTGCATTTCACCGACGCCCCGCACGCGTACGCCGATCCGGTGCGTTACCTGCTGTTCAACGGCGTCTACCGGCCGACCCGCGCGGAGGCGGAAGCGGCCGCCGCGTACCTGCGCCGAACGGGGCAGCCGGTCACCACACGCGCTCTGGCCAGACTAGTCGGAGAGGGGGCTGTCAAGGCAGGGCTGCATAAGGCCGCGCCGGCTCCAGCGGTCGAGGCCTGGACAGGCGCGGCCCCATCAGTCATATCCTCTCGGGCCGACCCTCACGCGTGA
- a CDS encoding TniB family NTP-binding protein, producing MMAYDHLHPSTVPLLALPKAERIQRARTKMWIPYASAREPYAAMRLLLEAPKQQRPENVLIEAPTNNGKSTLLERFEADHPPLPRPEHDTALIPVVKIDMPEHPTLGIVYQTILDRLGCPYAPGAIRRELRRAVLTILEAVGTRVLLVDELHNLNQAGPNERDGVLAFFRALGNEAPLRISLVFAGTQGARTTAQHDAQLLNRFEVFQLRPWRDGDAFRELLASFEALMPLREASYLGDDDALARDILRRGEGAIGEFFKIISRAAVLAIETGEERITLKTLERIRYQPPSQRKIDVELPGLP from the coding sequence ATGATGGCCTACGATCACCTGCACCCGTCGACGGTTCCCCTGCTTGCCCTGCCGAAGGCTGAGCGCATCCAGCGTGCACGCACCAAAATGTGGATTCCCTACGCCTCGGCGCGCGAGCCTTACGCGGCCATGCGTCTGCTGTTGGAGGCCCCGAAGCAGCAGCGTCCGGAAAACGTCCTGATCGAGGCCCCGACCAACAACGGGAAGTCGACGTTGCTCGAGCGCTTCGAAGCCGACCACCCGCCGTTGCCCCGGCCCGAACACGACACGGCGCTGATCCCCGTCGTGAAGATCGACATGCCGGAGCATCCGACCCTGGGTATCGTCTACCAGACGATCCTCGACCGCCTCGGCTGCCCCTACGCGCCGGGCGCGATCCGGCGCGAACTGCGCCGCGCCGTCCTCACCATCTTGGAAGCGGTCGGCACGCGGGTCCTCCTGGTGGACGAGCTGCACAACCTGAACCAGGCCGGACCCAACGAGCGGGATGGCGTCTTAGCGTTCTTCCGGGCGCTGGGCAACGAGGCGCCGCTGCGCATCAGCCTGGTCTTCGCCGGCACCCAGGGAGCGCGCACCACGGCGCAGCACGACGCCCAGCTGCTGAACCGCTTCGAGGTCTTCCAGCTTCGCCCCTGGCGCGACGGCGACGCCTTCCGTGAACTTCTGGCGTCCTTCGAGGCCCTGATGCCGTTGCGCGAGGCCTCGTACTTGGGGGACGACGACGCACTTGCCCGCGACATCCTGCGTCGCGGAGAAGGGGCGATCGGCGAGTTCTTCAAGATCATCAGCCGCGCCGCCGTCCTCGCGATCGAAACCGGCGAGGAGCGGATCACGCTGAAGACCCTGGAGCGGATCCGCTACCAGCCGCCGTCGCAGCGCAAGATCGACGTTGAGTTGCCGGGGCTGCCATGA
- a CDS encoding class I SAM-dependent methyltransferase — MIVWSAITRWRHLGATHRRWPARSAWISLMMNLSAIARINDSVKAEDRRAGELVAQHESVAAEDVHGAVLNLLPSAPGAVLDVGTGTGRDAAWLARLGHQVVAVKASAGMRA, encoded by the coding sequence ATGATCGTCTGGAGCGCGATCACCCGATGGCGCCACCTTGGCGCCACGCACCGACGGTGGCCCGCTCGCTCCGCCTGGATCTCCCTGATGATGAACCTTTCGGCAATCGCCAGGATTAACGATTCGGTAAAGGCTGAGGACCGCCGGGCAGGGGAACTGGTCGCTCAGCACGAGTCGGTCGCCGCCGAGGACGTGCACGGCGCGGTTCTCAACCTGCTGCCTTCCGCTCCCGGAGCCGTTCTCGACGTTGGCACCGGAACCGGCCGTGACGCGGCTTGGCTTGCCCGACTTGGCCATCAGGTCGTTGCGGTGAAAGCCTCCGCAGGAATGCGCGCCTGA
- a CDS encoding HdeD family acid-resistance protein — translation MATEAMYEARRVQGMNDLLARNWWALALRGAAAVMLGLLAFLLPGATVATLTILLAAYLLMDGLFAIVGGVRAAQAQERSLPFILDGVVSLVAGIVALLWPEASLFALVFVIAAWSVITGFAKIMTAWRMHRSHGKWAWGVAGALSVLFGFGMWVLPSLGLLALALGVGSYLIAYGALTIITAFRLRRCLHDRTHHSNHGNAVAAE, via the coding sequence ATGGCTACGGAGGCGATGTACGAGGCCCGGCGGGTCCAGGGCATGAATGATCTGCTGGCGCGCAACTGGTGGGCGCTGGCGCTGCGCGGCGCCGCGGCGGTGATGCTCGGCCTGCTGGCCTTCCTTCTGCCGGGGGCGACGGTCGCCACCCTGACGATTCTTCTCGCGGCCTACCTGTTGATGGACGGGCTGTTCGCCATCGTCGGTGGCGTCCGCGCCGCCCAGGCGCAGGAGCGCAGCCTGCCCTTCATCCTGGACGGTGTGGTCAGTCTGGTGGCGGGCATCGTGGCCCTGCTGTGGCCGGAGGCGAGCCTGTTCGCGCTGGTCTTCGTGATCGCCGCTTGGTCGGTCATCACCGGCTTCGCCAAGATCATGACGGCGTGGCGCATGCACCGCAGCCATGGCAAATGGGCCTGGGGCGTGGCCGGCGCCCTGTCGGTGCTGTTCGGCTTCGGCATGTGGGTTCTGCCGTCGCTGGGCCTGCTCGCCCTGGCATTGGGCGTGGGCAGCTACCTGATCGCCTATGGCGCGCTGACCATCATCACCGCCTTCCGTCTGCGCCGCTGCCTGCACGACCGGACTCATCATTCCAACCACGGCAACGCCGTGGCGGCGGAGTAA
- a CDS encoding Mu transposase C-terminal domain-containing protein, which yields MTGDDLPAPLTFRLEPGTEVDLGGRIGVVVSVVSLDSVLVEDTVTGERRVRPTAVLAPWRGAAAAQRRAIPDLAEFTEPQLEVGRRRQDEIDALLALRRRSKQDVRAAADRLDLSVSTLYGLMHRYESEGSLTCLIPHAYRKRRRCKRIAPAAEQVITAVIEEVYVPTPGARPVDVIVEAQRRLRRANLGAVAPNTIRERIRELDPKEVDRARYGGMAAERRHHQTYGTHDPARWPLQRIQIDHTVADFFVVSPEDGDAVTRPVLTLAIDEYSRVVKGFYLSIHRPSTLSVAMALTHGILDKTEFCRRHKLESPYPVWGIDEAILTDNATEFDSRGLQLGCRQWRIRGEFRPLGQPYFGGRIERLVGTMMADVRLIPGYTFSSVAERGKDYDGRAGAALTLEEAEERIAVRIVDRYHRDKHSAIGTTPLKAYEHSFLGSDRLPGRGLPRMPADPGRLLKDFLPVEYRTVQSYGIRLNRLTYQSDLLRLFASRRDGRKYVVRYDPRNVSVVYFYNPETQEYYDVPQRDRHRPPVALWEVEQAVAELKRLGQDADDENAIYRAIERCRHIDAEAARKSAAARRRQERRREDAKAHTPERPTVTPSAPATPDAPSKPAEPAAPPARRVRPVADLEGWS from the coding sequence ATGACCGGGGACGATCTGCCGGCCCCGCTCACCTTCCGGCTCGAGCCTGGCACAGAGGTCGACCTCGGTGGGCGGATCGGGGTTGTCGTCTCGGTCGTCTCCCTGGACAGCGTCCTGGTGGAGGACACGGTCACCGGCGAGCGGCGGGTGCGTCCGACGGCCGTCCTAGCGCCGTGGCGGGGGGCGGCCGCGGCACAGCGGCGGGCGATCCCCGATCTGGCGGAGTTCACTGAGCCGCAGCTGGAGGTCGGGCGCCGGCGGCAGGACGAGATCGACGCCCTGCTGGCGCTGCGGCGGCGGTCCAAGCAGGACGTTCGCGCGGCGGCCGACCGCCTCGATCTCAGCGTCTCGACGCTGTACGGGCTGATGCACCGGTACGAGTCCGAGGGGTCCCTCACCTGCCTCATTCCGCACGCTTACCGCAAACGGCGCCGGTGCAAGCGCATTGCCCCCGCAGCGGAGCAGGTCATCACGGCGGTAATCGAGGAGGTCTACGTGCCGACCCCGGGCGCGCGGCCGGTCGACGTCATCGTTGAAGCCCAGCGGCGCCTTCGCCGCGCCAACCTCGGCGCCGTGGCGCCGAACACGATCCGCGAGCGGATCCGGGAACTCGACCCGAAGGAGGTCGACCGGGCGCGTTACGGCGGCATGGCGGCCGAGCGCCGACACCATCAGACCTACGGGACGCACGACCCGGCGCGGTGGCCGCTGCAACGCATTCAGATCGACCACACGGTGGCGGACTTCTTCGTCGTCAGCCCCGAGGACGGCGATGCGGTCACCCGCCCGGTCCTGACGCTGGCCATCGACGAGTACAGCCGGGTGGTCAAGGGCTTCTACCTGTCGATCCACCGCCCGTCGACCCTGTCGGTGGCCATGGCGCTGACCCACGGCATTCTGGACAAGACCGAGTTCTGCCGCCGCCACAAACTCGAGTCGCCGTACCCGGTGTGGGGCATCGACGAGGCCATTCTCACTGACAACGCCACCGAGTTCGATAGCCGCGGCCTGCAGCTCGGCTGTCGGCAGTGGCGCATCCGCGGTGAGTTCCGTCCACTTGGCCAGCCCTATTTCGGCGGTCGTATCGAGCGTCTGGTCGGCACGATGATGGCGGATGTCCGCCTCATTCCCGGCTACACCTTCAGCAGCGTGGCTGAGCGGGGTAAGGACTACGATGGGCGCGCCGGTGCGGCGCTGACCTTGGAGGAGGCGGAAGAGCGGATTGCTGTGAGGATCGTCGATCGCTATCACCGAGACAAGCACTCGGCGATCGGGACCACCCCGTTGAAGGCGTACGAGCATAGCTTTCTCGGCAGCGATCGGCTACCTGGCCGAGGTCTTCCCCGGATGCCGGCGGACCCTGGGCGGCTGCTCAAGGACTTCCTGCCGGTGGAGTACCGTACGGTCCAGAGCTACGGCATCCGGCTGAACCGGCTGACTTACCAAAGCGACCTGCTGCGGCTGTTCGCCAGTCGGAGGGACGGGCGCAAGTACGTAGTGCGGTATGATCCCCGCAACGTGAGCGTGGTCTACTTTTACAATCCGGAGACGCAGGAATACTACGACGTTCCGCAGCGGGACCGGCATCGGCCGCCGGTCGCTCTGTGGGAAGTCGAGCAAGCGGTCGCCGAACTGAAACGGCTGGGGCAGGACGCCGACGACGAGAACGCGATCTACCGGGCCATTGAGCGCTGCCGCCACATCGACGCCGAGGCCGCGCGGAAGTCGGCGGCCGCCCGGCGCCGGCAGGAGCGCCGCCGAGAGGATGCGAAGGCCCACACGCCGGAACGTCCGACAGTGACGCCCTCCGCCCCGGCCACCCCCGACGCCCCGTCCAAGCCGGCCGAGCCGGCGGCACCGCCCGCCCGGCGCGTCCGGCCGGTCGCCGACCTGGAGGGCTGGTCATGA
- a CDS encoding 3'-5' exonuclease, which yields MHHDTLLCLDIETMPGRQILPADWPAEKFPPPHCHQIVAISFVEAAIDRSSGVERYRVTECRSGGDLDYDEERLIRGFWKHFAHTLPRVVTWNGRGFDLPVLRLRAMVYGIPVPAWFQTGDKWTGYTQRYQPDFNCDLMEQVADYGASQRIGLQDIADLIGLPGKIGGHGSEVAGMMARGELEKERAYCESDVLTLYAAYVRWALLTGRTDPAGHNASVDSLVERLVRERATRPHLGEFLDKWQSSIRPAPMHVSVPRLTTVAEPPHLPSEHVL from the coding sequence ATGCACCACGACACGCTGCTCTGCCTCGACATCGAGACGATGCCGGGCCGCCAGATCCTTCCGGCGGACTGGCCGGCGGAGAAGTTCCCGCCGCCGCATTGCCACCAGATCGTGGCGATCAGCTTCGTTGAGGCGGCGATCGACCGCTCGTCCGGGGTGGAGCGCTACCGGGTGACCGAGTGCCGCTCCGGCGGCGACCTCGACTACGACGAGGAGCGCCTGATCCGCGGCTTCTGGAAGCACTTCGCCCACACGCTGCCGCGCGTGGTGACCTGGAACGGGCGCGGCTTCGACCTGCCGGTGCTGCGCCTGCGCGCCATGGTCTACGGCATCCCGGTGCCGGCGTGGTTCCAGACCGGTGACAAGTGGACCGGCTACACCCAGCGCTACCAGCCGGATTTCAACTGCGACCTCATGGAGCAGGTCGCCGACTACGGCGCCTCACAGCGCATCGGCCTGCAGGACATTGCCGACCTGATCGGCCTGCCCGGCAAGATCGGCGGTCACGGCAGCGAGGTGGCCGGCATGATGGCGCGCGGCGAGTTGGAGAAGGAGCGGGCCTACTGCGAGTCCGATGTCCTAACCCTGTACGCCGCCTACGTCCGCTGGGCGCTGCTCACCGGGCGCACCGACCCGGCCGGGCACAACGCCAGCGTCGACAGCCTCGTGGAGCGCTTGGTACGAGAGCGGGCCACCCGCCCACATCTGGGCGAGTTCCTTGATAAGTGGCAGTCCTCGATCCGGCCGGCCCCGATGCACGTGTCCGTGCCGCGCCTCACGACGGTCGCGGAGCCGCCGCATCTGCCGAGCGAGCATGTTCTCTGA
- a CDS encoding ribbon-helix-helix domain-containing protein, whose amino-acid sequence MSHAEPRSVILGRHRTTVRLEPAIWDALSEIATREGRTVNQLCTELHERWQGHKAQNFTAALRRFVMAYFRKAATRAEPPEPGAGRATVRHALDAVGAPGPSKEATGLQQHKDHAPKRLARPKRAPQAGNTSATDSA is encoded by the coding sequence ATGAGCCATGCGGAGCCACGCTCGGTCATCCTGGGCCGACACCGGACAACCGTCCGTTTGGAGCCGGCGATTTGGGATGCTCTGAGCGAAATCGCTACGCGCGAAGGGCGCACCGTGAACCAGCTTTGCACCGAGTTGCATGAACGCTGGCAAGGCCACAAAGCCCAGAACTTCACGGCGGCCCTGCGCCGGTTCGTGATGGCGTACTTCCGGAAGGCCGCCACGCGTGCCGAACCACCGGAACCTGGCGCTGGGCGGGCCACCGTCCGTCACGCTCTGGACGCTGTCGGCGCGCCCGGCCCATCCAAAGAGGCGACCGGCTTGCAGCAGCACAAGGATCACGCACCGAAACGGCTGGCGCGGCCCAAAAGAGCACCCCAAGCGGGCAATACATCGGCCACCGATTCGGCTTGA
- a CDS encoding helix-turn-helix transcriptional regulator — MSKRMTAGNASIPDALMHIVSASDQMGAIAYVFHNDRVVHANRQGRLVYPSLDWSGSVWFDDCFRAALSDRRILDADVLGDPEGHLVAAKVMRARSRAFRFRRRYGTIDYDRHHIGLDASWNAQIWFPVRHESVGDFALTPDTKPWELRRYAERERALSRVAQALDGLGVALAVLRADGALLDATRSMEQVLAARAGLEIDDKGRIAAPPTTTARLRRAIARVAAREAPGTVVPLRLAGVAEPVHAGVLPAGPHDPTVLLTLECGGAGNAEAALADAYGLTAQEAAVAARVAAGLTAEEVALDMGRALPTVRTQLSAARQKIAADRQHRLAHVLTRAAAMVGGLAPKAQGTVNHGRTQRVHRTVRPRLPHRPPGETWDAD; from the coding sequence ATGTCCAAGCGTATGACCGCCGGCAATGCGTCCATTCCAGACGCCTTGATGCACATCGTGTCCGCCTCGGACCAGATGGGAGCGATCGCCTACGTGTTCCACAACGACCGCGTCGTTCACGCCAACCGGCAGGGACGGCTGGTCTACCCCTCTCTCGACTGGTCCGGCTCCGTGTGGTTCGACGATTGCTTCCGCGCCGCTCTGTCCGATCGTCGGATATTGGACGCGGATGTTCTCGGGGACCCGGAGGGGCATTTGGTGGCGGCGAAAGTAATGCGCGCCCGCAGCCGGGCATTTCGGTTTCGCCGCCGCTACGGCACCATCGACTACGACCGCCACCACATCGGCCTGGACGCCTCCTGGAACGCGCAGATCTGGTTTCCAGTGCGGCACGAGTCCGTGGGGGACTTTGCACTCACCCCGGACACCAAGCCTTGGGAACTGCGTCGGTACGCGGAGCGCGAACGGGCGCTGTCCCGCGTGGCTCAGGCGCTGGACGGCCTGGGGGTGGCGTTGGCGGTGCTCCGTGCCGACGGTGCTCTGCTCGACGCCACCCGCTCCATGGAGCAGGTTTTGGCGGCGCGGGCCGGTCTGGAGATCGACGACAAGGGACGCATTGCGGCACCGCCAACCACCACCGCGCGCTTGCGGCGGGCGATCGCCCGCGTGGCCGCGCGGGAAGCGCCGGGCACGGTGGTGCCGTTGCGCCTGGCAGGCGTCGCCGAACCGGTGCATGCCGGCGTCCTGCCCGCCGGGCCACACGACCCAACCGTGCTGCTCACGCTGGAATGCGGCGGCGCGGGCAACGCCGAGGCGGCGCTTGCGGATGCCTACGGATTGACCGCTCAGGAAGCGGCCGTTGCCGCGCGCGTTGCCGCCGGCCTTACGGCCGAGGAGGTGGCGCTCGACATGGGGCGCGCCCTGCCGACGGTGCGCACGCAGCTGAGCGCGGCACGGCAGAAAATCGCCGCGGACCGGCAGCACCGGCTCGCGCATGTCCTGACGCGCGCCGCGGCGATGGTCGGGGGATTGGCCCCCAAAGCACAAGGAACCGTGAACCATGGAAGAACGCAGCGCGTTCATCGAACAGTACGACCTCGGCTTCCTCACCGCCCGCCTGGTGAAACGTGGGATGCCGATTGA